A stretch of Mytilus edulis chromosome 11, xbMytEdul2.2, whole genome shotgun sequence DNA encodes these proteins:
- the LOC139495662 gene encoding zinc finger protein 271-like, producing the protein MSFDSAMVHYSSEDNKPCCKFCGKKFAQSSYIKAHMRLHTGEKPFACSFCPKRFSDCSNWKKHERIHIRQLGIKVDTPPPPQRTESSKSKPVLISPPIKVKQEQIVGFQCKLCGKAFANASSLTTHKRIHSGERPYRCGICGKSFTQIGTLRTHERVHTGEKPYICKICGQTFAQSGSFRMHERRHMMEMLHQCPLCPIKFANYEDAKRHLATHSEMAESKMAEGSQGTGESPDALSPHIDTFSPRSSHADQVSSPLFPFPPQIPTFVTAGSVCLPVSLTTNSNIPTPVSILQSQALNLQARSFAEFYHKPFTPNMGMSVADRVANENSDTDVVSTTTCRNRKYSSDSHTSRSMSTPDGTNHNEDTKKTNMDSDAYINEINHKTSENSSVTSEHSDNVGSDEPGMINRTNLHSKLRGSSNSRKQRYPQRRYSSSVTMDPVTSTQPSTSYISVETSSNMSGEMTEDEGRDEVNTSQKQYRCNHCHIIYEDCTLYLLHNGFHSHDTDPFKCVICRKSCRDRIEFNCHLTSHLK; encoded by the coding sequence ATGTCATTTGATTCAGCCATGGTTCACTATAGTTCCGAAGACAACAAGCCATGCTGCAAGTTCTGTGGTAAAAAGTTTGCCCAGTCGAGCTACATTAAGGCTCATATGAGACTACATACCGGTGAAAAGCCATTTGCCTGCTCATTTTGTCCAAAAAGATTTAGTGACTGTAGCAACTGGAAGAAACATGAACGTATTCATATTCGTCAACTTGGAATTAAAGTCGATACACCTCCCCCACCTCAAAGAACTGAGTCCTCAAAATCTAAACCAGTTTTAATTTCTCCACCAATTAAGGTAAAACAAGAACAGATAGTTGGGTTTCAGTGCAAACTTTGTGGTAAAGCTTTCGCCAACGCCAGTAGCTTGACAACACATAAAAGAATACATAGTGGAGAGCGACCCTACCGTTGTGGAATTTGTGGCAAATCATTTACACAGATAGGAACACTTAGAACTCACGAACGTGTTCATACAGGAGAAAAACCTTACATTTGTAAAATTTGTGGTCAGACATTTGCACAAAGTGGAAGTTTTCGCATGCACGAACGCAGGCACATGATGGAAATGTTACACCAATGTCCGCTATGTCCAATTAAATTTGCAAATTATGAAGATGCCAAACGTCACCTAGCAACCCATTCAGAAATGGCAGAGTCCAAAATGGCAGAGGGATCCCAGGGTACTGGGGAATCACCAGATGCCTTATCACCACACATTGATACATTTTCACCGAGAAGCAGTCATGCAGATCAAGTCTCGTCTCCTCTATTTCCATTTCCACCACAGATACCAACATTTGTGACAGCAGGATCTGTCTGTTTACCAGTTAGTTTAACCACAAACAGCAACATACCAACACCGGTCAGCATTTTACAGTCACAAGCATTAAATTTACAAGCCAGATCTTTTGCTGAGTTTTACCATAAACCATTCACCCCAAATATGGGCATGTCTGTTGCTGACCGTGTAGCCAATGAAAACAGTGACACTGATGTTGTTAGTACAACTACTTGTCGGAACAGAAAATATAGTTCCGACTCTCATACTTCCAGATCTATGTCTACCCCTGATGGAACGAACCATAATGAGGATACTAAAAAAACCAACATGGATTCAGATGCTTACATTAATGAAATTAACCATAAAACATCTGAAAACTCCAGCGTAACCAGTGAGCACTCTGATAATGTTGGCAGCGATGAACCTGGCATGATAAATCGTACAAATCTACATTCAAAGCTACGTGGATCATCAAACTCAAGAAAGCAGAGGTATCCACAAAGAAGATACAGTTCAAGTGTCACCATGGATCCTGTCACATCAACTCAACCCAGTACCAGTTACATATCAGTTGAAACCAGTTCAAATATGTCCGGGGAGATGACCGAGGATGAAGGAAGAGATGAGGTCAACACGTCACAGAAGCAGTATCGTTGTAATCATTGTCATATTATTTATGAAGATTGTACACTTTACCTGCTTCACAATGGGTTTCATTCACATGATACTGACCCATTTAAATGTGTCATCTGCCGAAAGTCCTGTCGAGACAGGATTGAATTTAATTGTCATTTGACCAGTCATCTGAAgtag